The Microcystis aeruginosa NIES-843 sequence AGACCTGATTTTTTTGGGTTCCTTCCACTGATTTTAGGCGATTATCGATTCCCTCAACCTTTTCGGTTAACTTTGCCTGTCCTACCTCTAGCTTATTTAACCGTTCGTCGATTTTGTCAAATTTTTGGTTAACATCTTTTTGGAAAGTGTCAAATTTTTGGTCAACATCTTTTTGGAGACTTTCAAATTTTTGGTTAACATCTTTTTGGAGATTGTCAATTTTCCCCTCAATCCTAGTCAAAACAGCTTCTAGGGAATAGGTAACGGTTTCGTTAGACATGGTGATCAACTCCCATTAGATCATATTTTCTCGGTCTGCTATCGGGGACTATCTTAAAACTAAACCAGTTCACCGCTTTCTTGTAAAGAGTGGAGACGTTGATAGATTCCCTGCTGATTTAATAATTGGTCATGGCTACCGATCTCGACAATGCGACCATTATCCAAAACGACAATTTGATCAGCTTCTCGAACAGTACTGAGACGGTGGGCGATAATAATCGTGGTGCGAGTGCCTAAGATGGATTTCATGGCTAGTTGAATGGCTCTTTCTGACTCATAATCTAAGCTAGAAGTGGCTTCATCAAAAACTAACACATCTGGATCAACAATTAACGCCCTAGCAATTCCTAAACGCTGTCTTTGTCCCCCCGAAAGACGCACGCCCCTTTCCCCTACAATAGTGGAATAACCATTAGGTAATTCCTGAATAAATTCATCAACACGGGCAATTTTACAGGCTTCTTCTACCTTCTCAAAGCTAATATTAGGATTACCGTAGGTGAGATTTTCTAACACCGTACCATTAAACACATCTACTTCTTGATGGACAATCGCTAACCGTCGCCGATACCAAGTCACATCCAAGCGACTAATATCCTCGCCATCTATCAGAATTTGCCCTTGACTCGGTTCAAAATAGCGGAAAAGTAACTTAACTAAAGTGGATTTTCCTGAACCAGATTTTCCCACTAATGCCACGGTTTGATAGGGTTCAATCAGAAGATTAATATCCTTTATAATCCTTCTTTCAGGACTATAGCCAAAGCTAAGATTACTTAATTCTACTTTCCCCGTAAAATGATAGGGATTGTGTTGGGCATGATCGGCTAAAAGACTACCAGCATCAGTGCCACTAGGCAAGTTGATAAATTCCTGTAAACGTGCCATAGAAGCATAGCGACGAGCGAAAGTTTCTGCCATTTGGGATAGGGGATCTAATTCCGCATAGGCCATACTAGCGAGGGTATAGGTGGTGATAAAATGCCCGATCGAGATTTTCTGTTGAACGGTGGCTAGGAGAGTAAAGAAAAATACTCCA is a genomic window containing:
- a CDS encoding DUF4164 family protein, with product MSNETVTYSLEAVLTRIEGKIDNLQKDVNQKFESLQKDVDQKFDTFQKDVNQKFDKIDERLNKLEVGQAKLTEKVEGIDNRLKSVEGTQKNQVWTLIILLASAIATAGWKVFFSGNP
- a CDS encoding ABC transporter ATP-binding protein gives rise to the protein MASLRDILSYYRNYQKAAFLSIAASSVFEIIDLMVPYAVGQILNVLSDQPLDGFVQSLVDRTMVLTPFASEKWVSLAVLLGLIFLTTVIKAPIQPWLGVWFHWEISLRARRDHLNKIIAKILTLPLSFYDENNPGRIANRIAKGIENHTWTYPEVAGMMIPKLFRVFGIFLVIWVIQWQIALAFVVSFVLIVAFILRDLKDLMQKERILDQHIENTQSRNSEIITNIKTVKAFATEGQELYRQKQRLEREFTYVIYRIHKGYVDLITWEKTLVQASLFGVFFFTLLATVQQKISIGHFITTYTLASMAYAELDPLSQMAETFARRYASMARLQEFINLPSGTDAGSLLADHAQHNPYHFTGKVELSNLSFGYSPERRIIKDINLLIEPYQTVALVGKSGSGKSTLVKLLFRYFEPSQGQILIDGEDISRLDVTWYRRRLAIVHQEVDVFNGTVLENLTYGNPNISFEKVEEACKIARVDEFIQELPNGYSTIVGERGVRLSGGQRQRLGIARALIVDPDVLVFDEATSSLDYESERAIQLAMKSILGTRTTIIIAHRLSTVREADQIVVLDNGRIVEIGSHDQLLNQQGIYQRLHSLQESGELV